A genomic window from Micromonospora sp. WMMA1947 includes:
- a CDS encoding sporulation protein, with the protein MVFKKMLSAFGVGGPSVDTVLTNPNTRPGLTLDGHVNLVGGDSPARIEQINLGLVTRVEIEGGDHEYAGVMEFHRLPVSGAFELAPKQQLSIPFQMPVPWETPITDVYGQRLRGMTMGLRTELAVARAVDKSDLDQVSVHPLPIHERILEAFQALGFRFKNADLERGHIYGVPQTLPFYQEIEFFAAPQYAQTVTEVELTFVTSQQGVEVILECDKRGGFLSAGHDVIGRYSVPHTDAARTDWVQVVDGWLRETTGRYGSMRAQGFGMPHGGGHGYPGHGYAGHGRRGPGMGGMVAGAALGVAGGMIAGEMIEDAFDGGGDDFGDFGEE; encoded by the coding sequence ATGGTCTTCAAGAAGATGTTGAGCGCGTTCGGCGTGGGTGGCCCGAGCGTCGACACGGTGCTCACCAACCCGAACACCCGGCCGGGCCTGACTCTGGACGGTCACGTCAACCTGGTCGGCGGCGACAGCCCGGCGCGGATCGAGCAGATCAACCTCGGCCTGGTCACCCGCGTCGAGATCGAGGGTGGCGACCACGAGTACGCGGGCGTCATGGAGTTCCACCGGCTGCCCGTCAGCGGCGCGTTCGAACTGGCGCCGAAGCAGCAGCTGTCGATCCCGTTCCAGATGCCGGTGCCGTGGGAGACCCCGATCACCGACGTGTACGGCCAGCGCCTGCGCGGCATGACCATGGGTCTGCGTACCGAACTGGCGGTCGCCCGCGCGGTCGACAAGTCTGACCTGGACCAGGTGTCTGTGCATCCGCTGCCGATCCACGAGCGGATCCTGGAGGCGTTCCAGGCGCTCGGCTTCCGGTTCAAGAACGCCGACCTGGAGCGGGGCCACATCTACGGCGTGCCGCAGACGCTGCCGTTCTACCAGGAGATCGAGTTCTTCGCCGCGCCGCAGTACGCGCAGACGGTCACCGAGGTCGAGCTGACGTTCGTGACCAGCCAGCAGGGCGTCGAGGTGATCCTGGAGTGCGACAAGCGCGGCGGCTTCCTCAGCGCCGGGCACGACGTCATCGGCCGTTACTCGGTCCCGCACACCGACGCGGCCCGTACCGACTGGGTGCAGGTCGTCGACGGCTGGCTGCGGGAGACCACCGGCCGCTACGGCAGCATGCGGGCCCAGGGCTTCGGCATGCCGCACGGAGGCGGCCACGGCTACCCGGGTCATGGCTACGCCGGCCACGGGCGGCGCGGCCCGGGCATGGGCGGCATGGTCGCGGGCGCCGCGCTGGGTGTCGCCGGCGGCATGATCGCCGGGGAGATGATCGAGGACGCGTTCGACGGCGGCGGCGACGACTTCGGGGACTTCGGCGAGGAGTGA
- a CDS encoding DeoR/GlpR family DNA-binding transcription regulator, whose protein sequence is MLAQQRQSAILELIRQRGGVRVSHLVSRFGVSDMTIRRDLEVLADRGLIDKVHGGATLAGPGSTEEPGFAAKSVRQQAEKRAIVERAADLVEPGMAVALSAGTTTAALAARLAEVRGLTVVTNSIPVADALYQNPRADQTVVLTGGIRTPSDALTGPVAEAAIAALNVDLLFLGVHGMSPRTGFTTPNLLEAAVNRRLIGSARRLVVLADHTKWETIGIATIAPLEEADVLITDGGLPPEARRQLGEQVGELVVVRAD, encoded by the coding sequence ATGCTCGCCCAGCAACGGCAGAGCGCCATCCTGGAGTTGATCCGCCAGCGCGGCGGCGTCCGGGTCTCGCACCTGGTCAGCCGCTTCGGGGTGTCCGACATGACGATCCGCCGCGACCTGGAGGTGCTCGCCGACCGCGGCCTCATCGACAAGGTGCACGGCGGCGCGACACTGGCCGGGCCCGGCTCCACCGAGGAGCCCGGCTTCGCCGCCAAGTCCGTCCGGCAGCAGGCCGAGAAACGCGCCATCGTGGAGCGGGCCGCCGACCTGGTCGAGCCGGGGATGGCGGTCGCGCTCTCCGCCGGCACCACCACCGCCGCGCTGGCCGCCCGGCTGGCCGAGGTACGCGGGCTGACAGTGGTCACCAACTCCATCCCGGTGGCCGACGCGCTCTACCAGAACCCCCGCGCCGACCAGACGGTGGTGCTGACCGGTGGCATCCGTACCCCGTCGGACGCGCTGACCGGCCCGGTCGCCGAGGCGGCCATCGCCGCCCTCAACGTCGACCTTCTCTTCCTCGGCGTGCACGGGATGAGCCCGCGTACCGGGTTCACCACGCCCAACCTGCTGGAGGCGGCGGTGAACCGGCGGCTGATCGGGTCCGCGCGGCGGCTGGTGGTGCTGGCCGACCACACCAAGTGGGAGACCATCGGCATCGCCACCATCGCACCGCTGGAGGAGGCCGACGTACTGATCACCGACGGCGGCCTGCCGCCGGAGGCCCGCCGGCAACTCGGCGAGCAGGTCGGCGAACTGGTGGTGGTCCGGGCGGACTGA
- a CDS encoding beta-galactosidase, translated as MRNWHGEGIWYGADYNPEQWPEQTWAEDVDLMRRAGVNLVSVGIFSWALLEPTPGRYVFDWLDRVIDLLHDGGISVDLATATASPPPWLAHRHPETLPRRADGTVLWPGGRQAYCPSSPVFRDHSLALVEAVARRYARHPAVVLWHVSNELGCHNVHCYCDVSAEAFRGWLRERYGDLDSLNAAWGTAFWSQRYHDWAEINPPRTAPTFANPTQQLDFLRFSSDEQRAQLRAERELLNRLVPQPVTTNFMIGTGIKYLDYHSWAADVDVVANDHYLTAADPQPQVNLALAADHTRGVAGGAPWLLMEHSTSAVNWQPRNVAKTPGQMRRNSLAHVARGADGVLFFQWRASRAGAEKFHSALVPHAGPDTKVFREVCRLGADLRALAEVRGSRVDADVAILFDYEAWWGAELDSHPSVDVAYTDRLSALHAALWRAGVTADVVHPSADLSRYRLVLAPTLYLVRDADADALRRFVEAGGTAVVTYFSGIVDEHDHIRLGGYPGAYRDLLGVRVEEFFPLRAGETVRLDDGAHADVWTEWLHAEDAEVLAAYTDGPLPGVPALTRNAVGAGTAWYVGTRLDDEATDRLVSRLLDETGVRPPVSAPPGVEVVRRRSADRSWLFVVNHTTEPARLAVSGVELLGGVRCDGTLEVPAGEVAVVREEPAPVPATA; from the coding sequence ATGCGGAACTGGCACGGTGAGGGCATCTGGTACGGCGCCGACTACAACCCGGAGCAGTGGCCTGAGCAGACGTGGGCCGAGGACGTCGACCTCATGCGACGGGCCGGGGTCAACCTGGTCTCGGTCGGCATCTTCTCCTGGGCCCTGCTCGAGCCCACCCCCGGCCGGTACGTCTTCGACTGGCTGGACCGGGTGATCGACCTGCTGCACGACGGCGGTATCAGCGTCGACCTGGCCACCGCCACCGCCAGCCCGCCACCGTGGCTGGCACACCGGCACCCGGAGACGCTGCCCCGCCGGGCCGACGGCACGGTGCTCTGGCCCGGCGGCCGGCAGGCGTACTGCCCCAGCTCGCCGGTGTTCCGGGACCACTCGCTCGCGCTGGTCGAGGCCGTCGCCCGGCGATACGCGCGGCACCCCGCGGTCGTGCTCTGGCACGTCTCCAACGAACTCGGCTGCCACAACGTGCACTGCTACTGCGACGTCAGCGCCGAGGCGTTCCGCGGCTGGCTGCGCGAGCGCTACGGCGACCTGGACTCGCTCAACGCGGCCTGGGGCACCGCGTTCTGGAGCCAGCGCTACCACGACTGGGCCGAGATCAACCCGCCGCGTACCGCGCCGACGTTCGCCAACCCCACGCAGCAACTGGACTTCCTGCGGTTCTCCTCCGACGAGCAACGCGCCCAGCTGCGCGCCGAGCGGGAACTGCTGAACCGGCTCGTCCCGCAACCGGTCACCACGAACTTCATGATCGGCACCGGCATCAAGTACCTGGACTACCACTCCTGGGCCGCCGACGTGGACGTGGTCGCCAACGACCACTACCTCACCGCCGCCGACCCGCAGCCGCAGGTCAACCTCGCATTGGCCGCCGACCACACCCGGGGCGTCGCCGGTGGCGCGCCGTGGCTGCTGATGGAGCACTCCACCAGCGCCGTCAACTGGCAGCCCCGCAACGTGGCGAAGACGCCCGGCCAGATGCGCCGCAACAGCCTCGCCCACGTCGCGCGCGGCGCCGACGGGGTGCTGTTCTTCCAGTGGCGGGCCTCCCGGGCCGGCGCGGAGAAGTTCCACTCCGCGCTGGTCCCGCACGCCGGGCCGGACACCAAGGTGTTCCGCGAGGTCTGCCGGCTCGGCGCCGACCTGCGCGCGCTCGCCGAGGTACGCGGCAGCCGCGTCGACGCCGACGTGGCGATCCTGTTCGACTACGAGGCATGGTGGGGCGCCGAACTCGACTCCCACCCCAGCGTCGACGTCGCCTACACCGACCGGCTGTCGGCGCTGCACGCCGCGCTCTGGCGGGCCGGGGTGACCGCCGACGTGGTGCACCCGTCGGCCGACCTGTCCCGCTACCGGCTCGTCCTGGCGCCCACGCTCTACCTCGTCCGCGACGCCGACGCCGACGCGCTGCGCCGCTTCGTGGAGGCCGGTGGCACCGCAGTGGTCACCTACTTCAGCGGCATCGTCGACGAGCACGACCACATCCGGCTCGGCGGCTACCCCGGCGCGTACCGCGACCTGCTCGGCGTACGCGTCGAGGAGTTCTTCCCGCTGCGGGCCGGCGAGACGGTACGCCTCGACGACGGCGCCCACGCCGACGTGTGGACCGAGTGGCTGCACGCCGAGGACGCGGAGGTGCTGGCCGCGTACACCGACGGGCCGCTGCCCGGCGTGCCGGCGCTGACCCGCAACGCCGTCGGCGCGGGCACCGCCTGGTACGTCGGCACCCGCCTCGACGACGAGGCCACCGACCGGCTGGTTTCCCGCCTGCTCGACGAGACCGGCGTCCGTCCACCGGTGAGCGCGCCGCCCGGGGTGGAGGTGGTCCGCCGCCGCTCGGCGGACCGGAGCTGGCTGTTCGTGGTCAACCACACCACCGAGCCGGCACGGCTGGCGGTCAGCGGCGTCGAGCTGCTCGGCGGCGTCAGGTGTGACGGCACCCTGGAGGTGCCGGCGGGTGAGGTGGCGGTGGTCCGCGAGGAGCCCGCACCGGTGCCCGCGACCGCCTGA
- a CDS encoding ABC transporter substrate-binding protein, with translation MSAAHLFHAGGTMSRPRSQAEYLARLVPPSVAGLNRRSLLAGAAGAGALLGTGLLAGCGDSDSGSGGDAKSVSLGSNQSDPKPKDVVAKVMDGFKTSAGVTVNINTVDHNTFQENINNYLQGKPDDVFTWFAGYRMRFFAAKGLAGDLSDVWGKLDGYSDAFKKASTGDDGKQYFVPASYYPWAVFYRKSVWQQRGYEVPKTLDDLNTLGAQMKKDGLNPIAFADKDGWPAMGTFDILNLRINGYQFHVDLMAGKEAWTSDKVKKVFDTWAGLLPLHQPDSLGRTWQEAAQSLQQKKSGMYLLGLFVGQQFSGADLEDLDFFTFPEVDSTIGAKALDAPIDGYMMARKPKSKDAAEKLLTYLGSKEAADITVKNDPSTLVANSGADTGAYTALQKKAAELVGSATEIAQFLDRDTRPDFASTVMIPALQQFIKDPKDISGLLTSIENQKKSIFTS, from the coding sequence ATGAGCGCAGCGCACCTCTTCCACGCAGGAGGCACCATGTCCCGTCCCCGCTCACAAGCCGAATACCTCGCCCGGCTCGTACCCCCGTCCGTCGCCGGTCTGAACCGGCGCTCGCTGCTCGCCGGCGCGGCCGGCGCGGGGGCGCTGCTCGGCACCGGACTGCTCGCCGGCTGCGGCGACTCCGACTCCGGTTCCGGCGGCGACGCCAAGAGCGTCTCGCTCGGCTCGAACCAGTCGGACCCGAAGCCCAAGGACGTCGTCGCCAAGGTGATGGACGGCTTCAAGACGTCCGCCGGCGTGACCGTCAACATCAACACGGTCGACCACAACACGTTCCAGGAGAACATCAACAACTACCTGCAGGGCAAGCCGGACGACGTGTTCACCTGGTTCGCCGGCTACCGGATGCGGTTCTTCGCCGCGAAGGGCCTGGCCGGCGACCTCAGCGACGTGTGGGGCAAGCTCGACGGCTACTCCGACGCGTTCAAGAAGGCGTCCACAGGCGACGACGGCAAGCAGTACTTCGTGCCCGCGTCGTACTACCCGTGGGCCGTCTTCTACCGCAAGTCGGTGTGGCAGCAGCGCGGCTACGAGGTGCCCAAGACGCTCGACGACCTCAACACGCTCGGCGCGCAGATGAAGAAGGACGGCCTGAACCCGATCGCGTTCGCGGACAAGGACGGCTGGCCCGCGATGGGCACGTTCGACATCCTCAACCTGCGGATCAACGGCTACCAGTTCCACGTCGACCTGATGGCCGGCAAGGAGGCGTGGACCTCCGACAAGGTGAAGAAGGTCTTCGACACCTGGGCCGGGCTGCTCCCCCTGCACCAGCCGGACTCGCTCGGCCGCACCTGGCAGGAGGCCGCCCAGTCGCTGCAGCAGAAGAAGAGCGGCATGTACCTGCTCGGCCTGTTCGTCGGCCAGCAGTTCAGCGGCGCCGACCTGGAGGACCTGGACTTCTTCACGTTCCCCGAGGTCGACTCCACCATCGGCGCGAAGGCCCTGGACGCCCCGATCGACGGCTACATGATGGCCCGCAAGCCGAAGTCCAAGGACGCGGCGGAGAAGCTGCTGACGTACCTCGGCTCGAAGGAGGCGGCGGACATCACGGTCAAGAACGACCCGAGCACGCTCGTCGCCAACAGCGGCGCGGACACCGGCGCCTACACCGCGCTGCAGAAGAAGGCCGCCGAGCTGGTCGGCTCCGCCACCGAGATCGCCCAGTTCCTCGACCGCGACACCCGGCCGGACTTCGCCTCCACCGTGATGATCCCGGCGCTGCAGCAGTTCATCAAGGACCCGAAGGACATCAGCGGGCTGCTCACCAGCATCGAGAACCAGAAGAAGTCGATCTTCACCAGCTGA
- a CDS encoding sugar ABC transporter permease, translating to MSDLPLIQADRAVPPPAATTTKGGRGRRLRLLSRTDRVVITLMVLVPLLLVAGLVWLPAVATVLLSGTNWDGIGPISEIEWVGVKNYDDVVNIYPPFVPAVQNNLLWLAALFVVATPFGMFLAVLLDKEIRGSRFYQTALYLPVVLSLALIGFVWQLIYSRDQGLLNGVFGGETDWYGDPNVNIWAVLVAAGWRHVGYIMLLYLAGLKGVDPSLREAAAVDGSSETSTFFRVVFPVMRPINIIVLVVTVIESLRAFDLVWVINKGRNGLELISALVTQNVVGEASRIGFGSALATIMLAVSLVFITIYLWTVMREDKR from the coding sequence ATGTCCGACCTGCCCCTGATCCAAGCGGATCGCGCCGTGCCGCCGCCGGCCGCGACCACCACCAAGGGTGGTCGCGGCCGCCGGCTACGGCTCCTGTCCCGCACCGACCGCGTGGTCATCACGCTCATGGTGCTGGTACCCCTGCTGCTCGTCGCCGGCCTGGTCTGGCTGCCCGCGGTGGCGACGGTGCTGCTCTCCGGCACGAACTGGGACGGCATCGGCCCGATCTCCGAGATCGAGTGGGTCGGGGTCAAGAACTACGACGACGTGGTGAACATCTACCCGCCGTTCGTCCCCGCGGTGCAGAACAACCTGCTCTGGCTGGCCGCGCTGTTCGTGGTGGCCACCCCGTTCGGCATGTTCCTCGCCGTGCTGCTCGACAAGGAGATCCGCGGCAGCCGCTTCTACCAGACCGCGCTCTACCTGCCGGTGGTGCTGTCGCTGGCGCTCATCGGCTTCGTCTGGCAGCTCATCTACAGCCGCGACCAGGGGCTGCTCAACGGCGTGTTCGGCGGCGAGACCGACTGGTACGGCGACCCGAACGTCAACATCTGGGCCGTGCTGGTGGCGGCCGGCTGGCGGCACGTCGGCTACATCATGCTGCTCTACCTGGCCGGCCTGAAGGGCGTCGACCCGTCGTTGCGCGAGGCCGCCGCGGTGGACGGCTCCTCGGAGACCAGCACGTTCTTCCGGGTCGTCTTCCCGGTGATGCGGCCGATCAACATCATCGTGCTGGTGGTGACGGTGATCGAGTCGCTGCGCGCGTTCGACCTGGTCTGGGTCATCAACAAGGGCCGCAACGGGCTGGAGCTGATCTCCGCGCTGGTCACGCAGAACGTGGTGGGCGAGGCGAGCCGGATCGGCTTCGGCTCGGCACTGGCGACGATCATGCTGGCCGTCTCGCTGGTCTTCATCACCATCTACCTCTGGACCGTGATGCGGGAGGACAAGCGATGA
- a CDS encoding carbohydrate ABC transporter permease, with translation MTAVSAGRRPVRPARVALHLFLGTVAVGWLFPILWAVLTSFRSYEYTAANGYVSLGGWTIDNYVTAWRTAEFGKHFLNSAYITVPAVLLTLFLASCVAFVIARFSWKLNIALLGLFTAANLLPQQALLIPLFRMFTEIPLPAWMSDSELLYDSYWGLILVNVAFQCGFCVFVLSNYMKALPHELYEAAMVDGANVWRQYWQVTLPLCRPALAALATLEVTWIYNEFFWATVLMRTGDKFPVTSSLNNLRGEFFTDNNLVSAGSVLVAIPTLVIFFLLQKQFVRGLTLGASKG, from the coding sequence ATGACCGCCGTCTCCGCCGGCCGCCGCCCCGTGCGGCCCGCCCGGGTCGCGCTGCACCTGTTCCTGGGTACGGTCGCCGTGGGCTGGCTGTTCCCGATCCTGTGGGCGGTGCTCACCTCGTTCCGCTCCTACGAGTACACCGCCGCCAACGGTTACGTGTCGCTCGGCGGCTGGACGATTGACAACTACGTTACCGCCTGGCGTACCGCCGAGTTCGGCAAGCACTTCCTCAACTCGGCGTACATCACCGTCCCGGCGGTGCTGCTCACGCTCTTCCTCGCCTCGTGCGTGGCGTTCGTGATCGCCCGGTTCAGCTGGAAGCTCAACATCGCGCTGCTCGGCCTGTTCACCGCGGCGAACCTGCTGCCGCAGCAGGCGCTGCTCATCCCGCTGTTCCGGATGTTCACCGAGATACCGCTGCCGGCCTGGATGAGCGACTCGGAACTGCTGTACGACAGCTACTGGGGACTGATCCTGGTCAACGTCGCGTTCCAGTGCGGCTTCTGCGTGTTCGTGCTCAGCAACTACATGAAGGCGCTGCCGCACGAGCTGTACGAGGCAGCGATGGTCGACGGGGCGAACGTGTGGCGGCAGTACTGGCAGGTGACGCTGCCGCTGTGCCGCCCGGCGCTGGCCGCCCTCGCCACGCTCGAGGTCACCTGGATCTACAACGAGTTCTTCTGGGCCACGGTGCTCATGCGGACCGGCGACAAGTTCCCGGTCACCAGTTCGCTGAACAACCTGCGCGGCGAGTTCTTCACCGACAACAACCTGGTCTCGGCCGGTTCCGTGCTGGTCGCGATCCCCACCCTGGTGATCTTCTTTCTGCTCCAGAAGCAGTTCGTCCGGGGTCTGACGCTGGGAGCCTCCAAGGGATGA
- a CDS encoding alpha-galactosidase: protein MTIVHLRRARTSLVLDARGPGLPRVVHWGADLGPLPDGDLPALVDATVPPVVPSSFDAPTVLSLLPEASAGWSGRPGLAGHRDGRDWSTAFRLTGLDVHDDLAAPSPHLLGGDPSHAPGVKKGPFLTSGRVTVRAADPGAGLSLTVEITLDAAGVLTLRHRLRNDGDGRYELRELTPVLPVPAVATELLDLTGRWCRERAPQRHPWPMGAWVREGRHGRTGHDATLLLVAGTAGFGFRHGEVWAVHTAWSGDHVTAAERRPTGESTLGGGELLAPGEIVLGPGEEYATPLLYAAHSADGLDGLSDALHTHLRARPSHPRTPRPVTLNVWEAVYFDHDLDRLRTLADRAAEVGVERFVLDDGWFRGRRHDQAGLGDWWVDGEVWPDGLQPLIDHVRGHGMQFGLWVEPEMVNPDSDLFRAHPDWVLQAPGRLPPPWRHQQVLDLAHPDAYAYLLARLDAVLSGHDGLAYLKWDHNRDLTEAGHAGRPGVHAQTLAVYRLLDELRSRHPDVEIESCSSGGARVDLEILRRTDRVWASDCNDALERLSIQRWTGLLLPPELIGTHIGPERSHTTHRVHDLSFRAVTALFGHHGIEWDISAIERGERAELAAWVALHKRLRPLLHGGRVVRVDHPDPAVQAHGVVAHDSSHAVYAVSRLATSAAQVPGPVRLPGLEPQRRYRVRPPAEAPEPAMLELSPPGWLAWPGDGITVTGSVLGSVGLQLPALHPEQALLLEVVAA, encoded by the coding sequence ATGACGATCGTCCACCTGCGCCGCGCGCGGACCAGCCTGGTGCTCGACGCACGCGGCCCGGGGCTGCCCCGGGTCGTGCACTGGGGCGCCGACCTCGGCCCGCTGCCCGACGGGGATCTGCCCGCGCTCGTCGACGCCACGGTGCCGCCGGTGGTGCCGAGCAGCTTCGACGCGCCGACGGTGCTGTCGCTGCTGCCCGAGGCCAGTGCCGGGTGGAGCGGGCGGCCCGGTCTCGCCGGTCACCGCGACGGCCGGGACTGGTCGACGGCGTTCCGCCTCACCGGCCTCGACGTGCACGACGACCTCGCGGCGCCGTCGCCCCACCTGTTAGGAGGGGACCCTTCACATGCACCAGGCGTTAAGAAGGGGCCCTTCCTTACCTCCGGGCGGGTGACGGTGCGGGCGGCGGACCCGGGCGCCGGGCTGAGCCTGACCGTCGAGATCACGTTGGACGCGGCGGGTGTGCTGACCCTGCGGCACCGGCTGCGCAACGACGGCGACGGCCGGTACGAGCTACGGGAACTGACGCCCGTACTGCCGGTGCCGGCGGTCGCCACCGAACTGCTCGACCTGACCGGCCGCTGGTGCCGGGAACGCGCCCCGCAGCGGCACCCGTGGCCGATGGGCGCCTGGGTACGCGAGGGACGGCACGGCCGTACCGGCCACGACGCCACGCTGCTGCTGGTCGCGGGCACTGCTGGATTCGGGTTCCGGCACGGCGAGGTGTGGGCGGTGCACACCGCGTGGAGCGGCGACCACGTCACCGCCGCCGAGCGCCGTCCGACAGGCGAGTCCACGCTCGGCGGCGGTGAGCTGCTCGCACCCGGCGAGATCGTGCTGGGGCCGGGCGAGGAGTACGCCACTCCCCTGCTCTACGCGGCCCACTCGGCCGACGGGCTGGACGGGCTCAGCGACGCGCTGCACACCCACCTGCGAGCCCGTCCGTCGCACCCGCGCACGCCCCGGCCGGTGACGCTGAACGTCTGGGAGGCGGTCTACTTCGACCACGACCTGGACCGGCTGCGGACACTGGCCGACCGGGCCGCCGAGGTCGGGGTGGAACGCTTCGTGCTCGACGACGGCTGGTTCCGCGGCCGGCGGCACGACCAGGCCGGGCTCGGCGACTGGTGGGTCGACGGCGAGGTCTGGCCGGACGGGTTGCAGCCGCTGATCGACCACGTACGCGGGCACGGCATGCAGTTCGGGCTCTGGGTGGAGCCGGAGATGGTCAACCCCGACTCCGACCTGTTCCGCGCCCACCCGGACTGGGTGCTCCAGGCGCCGGGCCGGCTGCCACCACCGTGGCGCCACCAGCAGGTGCTCGACCTGGCCCACCCGGACGCGTACGCGTACCTGCTCGCACGGCTCGACGCGGTGCTGAGCGGGCACGACGGGCTCGCGTACCTGAAGTGGGACCACAACCGCGACCTCACCGAGGCCGGGCACGCCGGACGGCCGGGGGTGCACGCGCAGACCCTCGCGGTCTACCGGCTGCTGGACGAGCTGCGTTCCCGGCACCCGGACGTCGAGATCGAGAGCTGCTCCTCCGGTGGCGCCCGGGTCGACCTGGAGATCCTGCGCCGTACCGACCGGGTCTGGGCCAGCGACTGCAACGACGCGTTGGAACGGCTGTCCATCCAGCGCTGGACCGGCCTGCTGCTGCCGCCGGAACTGATCGGCACGCACATCGGGCCGGAACGCTCGCACACCACGCACCGCGTGCACGACCTGAGCTTCCGCGCGGTGACCGCGCTGTTCGGCCACCACGGGATCGAGTGGGACATCAGCGCGATCGAGCGCGGCGAGCGGGCCGAACTCGCCGCCTGGGTCGCGCTGCACAAGCGGCTGCGCCCGCTGCTGCACGGCGGCCGGGTGGTCCGGGTCGACCACCCGGACCCGGCCGTGCAGGCCCACGGCGTGGTCGCCCATGACAGCTCCCATGCGGTGTACGCGGTCAGCCGGCTCGCCACCTCCGCGGCGCAGGTGCCGGGCCCGGTACGGCTGCCCGGGCTGGAACCGCAGCGGCGTTACCGGGTCCGCCCGCCCGCCGAGGCGCCGGAGCCGGCGATGCTGGAGCTGTCCCCGCCGGGCTGGCTGGCCTGGCCCGGTGACGGCATCACGGTGACCGGTTCGGTGCTGGGGTCGGTCGGCCTGCAACTGCCCGCTCTCCACCCCGAACAGGCCCTGCTGCTGGAGGTGGTCGCGGCCTGA
- a CDS encoding cellulase family glycosylhydrolase, protein MKKLLSVAGAVLLTALAAVFALGQPAHAATGFSVSNGRLYDAGGVEFVMRGVNHAHTWYPQQTSSFADIKALGANTVRVVLASGDRWTKNSAADVANVISLCKANRLICVLEVHDTTGYGEEGAAASLAKATDYWLSIADVLKGQEKYVIVNIGNEPFGNQGYSAWTTDTSNAIKRLRAAGLTHTIMVDAPNWGQDWSFTMRDNAGTVFAADAQRNTVFSIHMYGVFDTAAEISDYLGRFRTAGLPIVVGEFGFNHSDGNPDEDAIMAYAQANGIGYLGWSWSGNGGGVEYLDMTTAFNPAQLTSWGQRIFNGANGIAATSREASVYASTTPTASPTVSPTVSPTTSPTVSPTPPPPTTPPPSGGCTATYTVGNSWQGGFQGEVKVTAGAAAITGWTVRWTYANGQSVTQAWNASVSNSGSAYTARNVDYNGRLGAGASTSFGFIGTWQGTNSTPAVTCTPA, encoded by the coding sequence ATGAAGAAACTGCTCTCCGTCGCGGGCGCCGTCCTGCTGACGGCCCTCGCCGCCGTCTTCGCCCTCGGGCAGCCGGCCCACGCCGCCACCGGGTTCTCCGTCTCCAACGGACGGCTCTACGACGCAGGCGGCGTCGAGTTCGTCATGCGCGGGGTCAACCACGCGCACACCTGGTACCCGCAGCAGACCAGCTCGTTCGCCGACATCAAGGCACTCGGCGCGAACACCGTCCGGGTGGTGCTCGCCAGCGGCGACCGCTGGACGAAGAACAGCGCCGCCGACGTGGCGAACGTGATCTCGCTGTGCAAGGCCAACCGGCTGATCTGCGTGCTGGAGGTGCACGACACCACCGGGTACGGCGAGGAGGGCGCCGCCGCCTCGCTGGCGAAGGCCACCGACTACTGGCTGAGCATCGCCGACGTGCTCAAGGGCCAGGAGAAGTACGTCATCGTGAACATCGGCAACGAACCGTTCGGCAACCAGGGTTACAGCGCCTGGACCACCGACACCTCGAACGCGATCAAGCGGCTGCGCGCCGCCGGCCTGACCCACACGATCATGGTGGACGCGCCGAACTGGGGCCAGGACTGGTCGTTCACCATGCGCGACAACGCGGGCACCGTCTTCGCCGCCGACGCGCAGCGCAACACCGTCTTCTCCATCCACATGTACGGCGTCTTCGACACCGCCGCCGAGATCAGCGACTACCTGGGCCGGTTCCGGACCGCCGGGCTGCCCATCGTGGTCGGCGAGTTCGGCTTCAACCACTCCGACGGCAACCCGGACGAGGACGCCATCATGGCGTACGCCCAGGCCAACGGCATCGGCTACCTCGGCTGGTCGTGGAGCGGCAACGGCGGCGGCGTGGAGTACCTGGACATGACGACCGCGTTCAACCCGGCCCAGCTCACCAGCTGGGGTCAGCGGATCTTCAACGGCGCCAACGGCATCGCCGCCACCTCCCGGGAGGCGTCGGTGTACGCGAGCACCACCCCGACCGCCAGCCCGACTGTCAGCCCCACCGTGAGCCCGACGACCAGCCCGACCGTCAGCCCGACCCCGCCGCCGCCCACCACGCCCCCGCCGTCCGGTGGCTGCACCGCCACCTACACCGTCGGCAATTCGTGGCAGGGCGGCTTCCAGGGCGAGGTCAAGGTGACCGCCGGAGCCGCCGCGATCACCGGCTGGACGGTCCGCTGGACGTACGCCAACGGCCAGTCCGTCACCCAGGCGTGGAACGCGAGCGTCAGCAACAGCGGGTCGGCGTACACCGCCCGCAACGTCGACTACAACGGCCGGCTGGGCGCGGGCGCGAGCACCAGCTTCGGTTTCATCGGCACCTGGCAGGGCACCAACTCCACCCCCGCGGTGACCTGCACCCCCGCCTGA